A genome region from Littorina saxatilis isolate snail1 linkage group LG16, US_GU_Lsax_2.0, whole genome shotgun sequence includes the following:
- the LOC138950124 gene encoding large ribosomal subunit protein bL9m-like: MYLKVPMSGDNSWVLTPKNVRVALRKAGVEVKESCITLPQEAITGPEEFNFRITVNGVKSVMVKGRVVLRHSDPSKDERIELPPIWLPTTKIKKTKQSAESLGDS; the protein is encoded by the exons ATGTACCTGAAGGTGCCCATGTCAGGAGACAACAGCTGGGTGCTCACCCCCAAGAACGTCCGAGTCGCTCTCAGAAAGGCT GGTGTGGAAGTAAAAGAAAGCTGCATCACACTACCCCAAGAAGCCATCACAGGGCCCGAAGAGTTCAACTTCAGAATTACT GTCAACGGGGTCAAGTCGGTGATGGTGAAAGGGAGAGTAGTCCTACGACACAGCGATCCGTCCAAAGACGAGCGGATAGAGTTACCCCCCATCTGGTTGCCGACCACAAAAATCAAGAAGACAAAACAGTCGGCTGAGAGTCTGGGAGATTCTTGA